Genomic DNA from Oncorhynchus mykiss isolate Arlee chromosome 2, USDA_OmykA_1.1, whole genome shotgun sequence:
acacacacacacacacacacacacacacacacacacacacacacacacacagaaccagaaGACAACCGATCAcacagcatcagagagagaacattcCTCCTCTGTGTGActggatagaggagaggatgcGGTGAGGTAGTGGGTGGAAGGTGATGTGGGGGACTGGTCGGTTCCAACCTATCAAAAGGGGACCTTTTGGGGGACGGCCGTGTGATTCACGTCCACGTCGGCCACGCTGAGAAGTGGCAGCATCGGCACAGGCAAGAAGCAATCTCACACCATCTTGGCTCCCAGAGTCCAATGAGGAAGGGCCTGATCAGCCTCTGCCTGTGACCATTGTTCAGAGGGTCTGATAAGTGTGATGTTATTTCCAGGGCCTATTTCACATCGACAGCCCCTCAGCAGGCGCCTAGCCGGCCGTGCACTGTGTCCTTCATTGATCTTTTCCCAGAGAAGACAAAGATAGATAAAGAGGAACACGGTGGTATGGTGAAGACGGACGGGTCTGAAAGGCAGGAGTAGAATTGTTAGTTAGAGACCATAGAAAAATCTGGACACCGACATCCAAACTCATTACCATGTCAACTGTAACATTTCCCTTGGTGTTCAAGCAAGTGTGATAACTATGACCCTGGTGTTCTTATTTGAGAACGATTACTTCTCAGAAGCATTGTTATACAGTTTCTTACTTTTCATTGGTATGCATTCTGACAAACCATCATAGTACTGTATTATGAAACTGCATAACAATAAACTCAGATACAAAACTGAACAAAAAAGTAGTTTGGTACTAGTGCCTATACGTCACATGCCAGTACATGAGAAGTTTCTAATCAAATCCATAATTTACCCCAAACTATATTGTCCCATACTAACCTTTCCAGCCCACAACAACCACTGAATCTCCTGAGAGGGCCTTATTAAGAAACACTGAGACATCATAGTTTGTATCGTTCCTCTGATCTTGCCCAACGCTATTATAGCAGGTCGACACGGGAGTTCAGATTCACATCGTCTTGTTTAAATCTTGATTTTGTGTGTCTAATAAACTGTATTGCTTTGCCTCATCAAGACTGATAGTTCTGTTTCCTGTGAGAGAGATGAGCActtccacatacagtacataacaaCACAacgcttccttccttcctccaccCGCCATCCCGCCCGGCTCCTAACAGGACTCCTCGGTAGTTAACGCTACTAATTAGTGCTCCTCTCTCCTATGGATCCATCTGCAGTTTCACAGAcacaggggggaggaggaggagggaagattGTGTGTACCCCGATCTCTGCAGATCGAAACATTTTGCTACTCACCACAATCAGGGTATATGTTGGGGGCATTTGAGTCCGCCTGTCCAACTTCTCAATCTAAATAGTAATCCTTTTGATTTGATTGGTTTATTTGAATCCCCATTAGCTTTCACAGGGGCAGCAGTATTCTTCCTGGGCTCCACAAAAACAAAAAACCTGACAAGTAAGAAAACACTGATCGACAGTCacacaaggacagtcacacaaatgtaaaatacatcgatatacaaacaatacaacaaaaaaTTATGTATTTGTtagagtgtctgtgtgttggtttGTCAGTCCCCTCATTTATATTGGTGTTgtcactgttgttgttttttaaggaATGTACAAATGTAATGATATCAAACCTCTCATTCACTGTATGAGTACACAACCACTCCAGCCACATTGTCTCACGTCAGATAGCGTCCCTCCTCCACGACGCTCATCCCTCAATCGGTGCAGGTGGAATCAACGTGCTATCTGATGTAAGACAATGCACCAGACATGAAAGTAGCTATAGAAACTAACATAAACCCTAACCTGAACACACATCCTACCCAGAGGCACTTTTCAAGTTTCTCCTAAAGATAGAATCAAATGGACATTAATAATATAATTCCTCTCTAAATCTCTCCACTTCTAAATTGTCCCTCATCTCAACCAATAAGTAAAGGTCAGCTGGTTACCATGGTGATGGGTCAGGGGACTTGCCTTGCCTTTTTTGGAATGAAAAGGAACAGTGGAAGTAAGAAGAATCAAGGGACTTAGTCACAAGGCTCAGATCCACAAAAGGAGTGAGAGCACGGAGGATGTGAAGACAAATGTGTCCAATAGCCAATATCTAATTAAACAGGTAGTCTATGTGAGCAGCCGAGAGTACAGAGAAATAGTGCCTGTCTGCTCCTGCACAGtgagggtggatggaggagagacCAGGAGCCACGAACAGGTCTCTTTTTAGCAAGGTCCCCGGTAAAAAGAGATACATTCTGAGAAAATGAATCTTTTATACATTCTCCTTTGGCACAAGAGAGACTTTTATCTCTGTCCCATTAGCATTTTTGGCGCTGAAGCAATTTACATTTTTATAGCATAATTAATGAACAAGAAAGTAATTTACATTTTCGCTCCATTCGCCGGGCACATTGTCTGGAGCATATTTGATATTTGGAGGGGGATGTATTTGGGAATGTGTGGGCGAGTTTGTGTGTCATTGtctctgtatttgtgtgtgtcgATCAGTGTGTCAAgcaatgggtgtgtgtgtgtgtgtgtgtgtgtgtgtgtttgtgtgtgtgtgtgtgtttgtgtgtgcattggggaggagtgtgtgtggaaGTTTTCAAGGAAAAGATGGAACAAAATAGGCCTTAATAAACAACAggggaggaatagaggaggagaggtgttttCAGGTGCAAATTGAGGCCAGAGGCGACCTGTCTTTTACTTCAGCTGGTGCTCACATCAAAAGGCTGGAGGCAGTCCTTCACAGCAAATTAAACCATTCAAGCAGCTCAAAGGGAAATATAATtcatacaagtgtcatacatatTCCCGACAAACATAAAAAGAGAAACTGGGTCATTATTGTTTTGCTTTTTTCCCTCTCCAGGTTGATGACCCTTGTGACGGTTAACCCTGTAAAGCCTGGCTCTTATCTTTTGAAAAGGGCTCTCACGTTGATAGTGGTTTTCTGGCTTAAACATTAAAAGGAAAGTTAGAATAAGGAATATCCCATATTGCATTAATGTATATCAGTGAAAGAGAGCGACCCAGCACTATGTATTTTACTGGTTTGTGACTCACTAACATTGTCTCCGGTTAGAGAGGAATGAAGCAGCCCAAGAGTTAACACAAAGGAACTTTATTTAAACACACTGAGGAAGATTAATATGGGGATGAACATGGGAATGTACATTGGGATATAAAGTGGGAAAGATAGTGGagtggtacactcttagaaaaaatagttccaaaagggttctttggctgtccccataggagaaccctttgggttccaggtagaatccatataggttccaagtagaaccgttttgggttccatgtagaaccctctgtagaaagggttctacatggaacccgaaagggttctacctgaaaccaaaaagggatcttcaaagggttctcatatggggacaaacaaagaaccctttaaggttctagatagcacacattttttttttagagcATAGTGGTTCTGTAATGGACAGAAACAGAGGtaattaatacacacacaccgaATGAATAGACCAGGGCACAAATGCATAGATACAGAATCTTACAGAATATAGCAGTAGTAAATGTGAAAGGACTGTATAGATTGCATATGCCATCTGCAGAGTAACACACAGCACAGTAAACTCAACATACAATAGACAATAATAGTAACTAACTATGAAGAACAATATACAAACGTCACACAACTCACTTTGAACACCCACACCATCCCACAAGTCCAGAGATATGAGTGAGTCCAGTTGTTGATGGGCAGAGGCAGATGTTGCTCTCTGCCACTGCTTGATGGAGACTGACAGTATAGTGTGACCTGCAGAGTCAAGACGATGGGCAGATGTCCGGACCTCTAGTAACCTCCCTAGCGATCACACAGGTCACACAGGTCAGAGGGAGTTTGAGGGGCAGGTTTTTGTTACCCACTAGAGTCTAGATTCTCAGGCTCCGGTCATGGGGGATGGGGAGTGGAGTGTGGAGCTTAGAGTTGTGAGGTGCTGATAACAGTCATCGGCAGGGAACTCGTAACAATCATCTTTAGTTTATTTGACCCTGAAATTAATGTGATTTATGCATACCTGTGGTCTAAATGATTAAGTGTTTTGTGGGGTAAATTATATCTGTTTTGAAACTGTCACCTGCAACAAGACAAGCAGTCAGGATGTGTTTTTTTCTCTTCAGCCAGGCTTCAAGCCAGACGTGATATAGACATCCAGGGGAAATTTTCCATTGAACTCTGTGACACTGCTATGTGTGTGAGCGTAATCTAATCAGGTCTGTACAAAACCTGAAGGCACAGAACAGAACAATAGCCTACGTGGTGGCAGAGGGGAGATTTCGGACATTGTCACATGCCAAAGTAGAACAGGCGTGCTAGTAAAATATGTAAACCTTGATTAAagagcaacaaaaaaataaaatcccTGCCAACACTGAGGCCAGCTGTGTCCCAGTAACGTGGCTGTAATTCTAATCAGGTTTTCCCACTCACAAAATGTGTTTCTAACACATTGAGGTTCATTGTATTTTCCAACATCAAATACAGTCAAAAAGCAATCCTATTTGTCACAAAACAGCTGAGTCACTCTCACAAGGTGTCCTACCTACActtatagagagagacagatgtttACTGATGTGCCTGGCTACCCTGTAGCGCACCACAGCTACATGTCCCAGTAGAATTTGCCAGTAAAGTTCCTCCATATCGGCTGTCTGTCAcaaactgtatatagcctcgttattgttatgtcattttcttgtgttacttttagatttagatttatttagtaaatttatttagtaaatatttcttgaactgcaggTGGTTTTAAGagcttgtattcagcatttcactgtaaggtctacctacacctgttgtattcagcatttcactgtaaggtctacctacacctgttgtattcagcatttcactgtaaggtctacctacacctgttgtattcagcatttcacagtaaggtctacctacacctgttgtattcagcatttcacagtaaggtctacctacacctgttgtattcagcatttcacagtaaggtctacctacacctgttgtattcagcatttcacagtaaggcctactacacctgttgtattcagcatttcacagtaaggtctacctacacctgttgtattcagcatttcactgtaaggtctacctacacctgttgtattcagcatttcactgtaaggtctacctacacctgttgtattcagcatttcacagtaaggtctacctacacctgttgtattcagcatttcacagtaaggtctacctacacctgttgtattcagcatttcacagtaaggtctacctacacctgttgtattcagcatttcacagtaaggtctacctacacctgttgtattcagcatttcactgtaaggtctacctacacctgttgtattcagcatttcacagtaaggtctacctacacctgttgtattcagcatttcacagtaaggtctacctacacctgttgtattcagcatttcactgtaaggtctacctacacctgttgtattcagcatttcacagtaaggcctactacacctgttgtattcagcatttcacagtaaggtctacctacacctgttgtattcagcatttcactgtaaggtctacctacacctgttgtattcagcatttcactgtaaggtctacctacacctgttgtattcagcatttcacagtaaggtctacctacacctgttgtattcagcatttcacagtaaggtctacctacacctgttgtattcagcatttcacagtaaggtctacctacacctgttgtattcggtgcatgtgacaaataacatttgatttgtggtGATCCCAACACTTGGCATTACTGAATCTGCTGGTGGTAACACATCTAAACGTGCACTCTAAGAAGTCTGACTGGGGCTGAAATAGAATTAATTAAGACTGAATACATTATCATAAAGAGAGAGAATCTAACTTGATTACTTCCCCTTAAGGCAATTCATCTCCGGCACCTGCTTTGATTTGATATGCCTTGCTCCTGGCATCCCAGGGGGGATTTCATTGCCATCTTATGCTTGTGTAATTACCATCAACTGGTGTGCACACAGACTCACCCTGAAGAGTCATTTGAAGATAATCAATAGATTGACTGGTTCCGTTGAATGAGCACCAATTATGGGATTCTACCTCCTCATAGAATGGAAGAGGTGGCGACAGGCCAGGAATCACTGATGGTGTGGTTGGGATTTATTACAAATAATGGAGAGGTCTATTTTCAGATTTATTTGCAGACTTATTCCCTATTATTTACTATAATATAGGTTTATTGTTTGAAATATGGCTGAACAGTCTAGCATGGGAGCCTTCCCCTTCAGGCCTTCTTCTTAGTAAAGCTTCTTGGAGTAGGGCGAAGACAAGTTGGCCCTTGACGCTGATCCTGGGTCAGTTTAGCATGTTCCTCACTAATGGGGTTGGGCGAGGGGaaactgatcctaggtctgtaccAATGGGGAACGTCACCCTGGAGCGGAATTCTCCCAATCCATTGTCTGTGGAATTCATGAGTTGCTGTCCGCTTCAATGGTGCTGAATCTCGAATCCGCTTTAGCACCATTGAACATTTTACTCTTTTGACAAATTCCAAATTTGAGTCAAAAGGAGACATATTTTCCTGCATCACAATTCATATTACAGGCCTACGGCATAGGGACTCAGTTGGCCAAAAAGAAAGCAATAATATGTGTTGGCACAATCATACATTACACAATAACTTATCCATCCCAGGGTTGCAGACATCCTGCAGGGAGGAAGAAGGGGAATGCCTTGTATCTTCCTCCCACCCTGTTCCTGAAGCCGCCTGTATTAAGTGAAGAGAGGCTCGAAGGTTGCAATGCATGTTCCCAGATAGGGCaactcctcctttccttcctcacACACCTGAGAGAGAGTACCAGGGTCCTCGCAGCACACCACAGCCTATCTCTTTCATGCAAAGTAACGCCCAGTAGCAGTTTGGCAAGACGCCAGTTACTTTGGGAACCAAATCTAGGGCGGGGAGCGCGCACGGCGCGTGTGACGGGCAGCTGACGTTTCCAACTGTCCTCTCCCGCAACGGTAGATGCACACTGTGGATGTTTGTATAAGCGCTGGAGACGGCCGTTTTCGGCATTTTATTAACGACGGCCACGCATCGTCAGTTGCCTTGCATCCCCACGGAACATCATGCGAGTAGGAGCGACGCACCCAATGCCATGCTGAGCAACTCCCCGACTTTTCTGCTGGCTCTGACCACGGTAGCCGGACTACTCCAGCGGTGCCACGGCTGGAGCGACGAGGACCTCCTGTTACCCCCCATCAACTCCACCAACAGATTCTTGGCCAACTTGGAGGTGGACGTGCACTACTCGAAGAGATCCATGGAGGAGAGCGAAGCCTCCTCGTCAGACACTTCGTTACAGCCGTTGCCACATTGCAACGTCAGCGTGCAGAGACTTTTCCCCACCTCGCTGATGGCTCGTTGGGACAGCAACTTCGGTTTCCAGTGCGATGTGTTTATATATACCGCCAATAACAATGGAAGGGCTTTTTTCTCTGCTGCTATCAACAGAGCCATCTCACCTGTTCTCATCGAACACCTCGGAGTCACCGGCGGCCAGCAGGAGTTTAGACTGTGTGTTGGATGTGGCATGTCACGATACCGGCGATTCGGCAAGTCAAAGGCTCAGCAGACGGGGGATCCCATCAATTTCTGCTGTGTTGACTTCAGCCTTGACGAACTAAATGGGGACAAAAGTTGGAGATTGAACCGTAAACCCATCGAGTCAACTCTTGTGGCTTGTTTCATGACTCTAGTGATAATAGTGTGGAGTGTTGCTGCCCTCATATGGCCGGTGCCTATTATTGCAGGATTTCTGCCCAACGGAATGGAACAGAGACGGCCGAGATAAAGAATGATCAAATTCTGGAGATAAGCCCCCAAGCCAATAGGCTAAAAATACTGTAGAATACATATTTCAACGGTTTTTTTCACATTCTACCCGTATAAAAGAATGTCCGTTTCCAATTTTACCGTTTAGAATGAAAGAGTGTATTTTTGGTTTTGGTCTATTTCCTATTGATAGGCCTTCACTATAAGAAGACCAAAAGTTTTAAAGATAGGTTGTGGTATTGTAAATCTAGCCTCTGTATTACATTGTCTATAATAGGTGCATATGTAGAGTGTGTTAACATTTCACTGTAAACGGTGTTTGTATGGTTTTAAATCTTTGTAGGATTATTGCCTATGGCCCtggcagtggtgtagtggtgcccgAATAAGTGGGTATACTCTAATTTTGCCAAAAATGTCCCAAACGGTCCAGCCCGGCAAAGGAAAGATGCCCTGTGTGAAATATTATATGAGAAACAGTGACATACATTCTGTATTACCTAAAATTATATATTccatattggtctttcacagtcagaccaacccaagctgtactgtgcaagTAGGCTAATTGTAGACACACTATTGAAACAGATAAATTAGGCTGTCAACTGAGTCAGAAATTCAAAGGTTTCATATCTATTTATTTATATTCAGATGTTCACTCTCAAAGTCACAATTTGTTTTATAGAAAAACAACTAAattggatgttctatgtccatAACAATGCTTTCAAAGTCCATAACAATGTCCATAACAataccacatcaggagaccacttttgagctCTGGAAAATATCGAAGATAAACTATTTTTGTGTAGTTGCACTTTAATAATTCCAGTGTGAtggcacctagcactgttgtttgttAGTGGTATTTCTGTAGCACGTGAGATGgaatttgcaaaacaaatggccactggattaaTGCAAATAATCATCATATCATTCTGCCATgtcataggctactttgtagctagttaacatttcccagtttttgggaaagcctttccatctaccagaagacggCTTATTGTTAGCATCACTATATTTTTCCTgttacttaattgtttgaaacctagATGTTTTACTCCGTATTATGAGGCATGCCTTAGCATTTCTTCAATGGAGCCAATAGTCAAAATCCCACCATAGAAAGGAGGAGGCAATTATTTGATAAAGACTTCCTCGTATGCATTATCCTGTTCTTTCAACTTTATTTCATTGTCTAGCAGCCAAATGCATTATCCTATTCATATTAGCAACTGATGAAGGTTGTTGTATCTTTAGATCTCCCATAGTATCTACATTTCGTATGGATATTTCAATCTCCATCCATGAAACCTCTCACAAATGcggtgcacattttagaatggtaTTTTCCTGCTAATTTCATTTTGGAACATTCCCGTGTAGGCCTACCGCCATGTGCCCATTGCTGCatctaaaatgtgaagaaataatagtttatcaacatttaatTTAAGCATGAAGAAATACACGCAATGCCCACTGAAAACCTGTGCATACCCTCTGCTACACACACCACTGAAGCCTGCTATTTGTTGTGTTTATGTAGAGAGAAATTATAGTTTTCTCATGAACTTGAATGAAAAAGTGTGCTGTAATACGTGGTGGGTAGATCTTGTCAAGAATAAATGCATAAATGTCATAGGCCTACCTGAATTTATTTTGGATGTTGTATCAAATATTTTGACGTATAGGCAACCCCTCTCTGATATTGTTTAATATTATTTATGTTAGCTTTATCTATATAACACAATTAAATCTAAGCTGATaacatatttgtatttgtttgtatGAGATAACATgagtgaataaataaataaaatgtatttgttttaccAAATACGGAGGTGAGGAGACCTATTTATTTTGAACTAACGGCTTCGTGACCGATTACAAGAATAGACTGGTTCGGTGAAATATGCTATGGTCTGTAACTGAAAGAGAAACGACAATGCTCCATTCTCTGTTTGAGAGAGCTTCAGGGAATAGCAGCTGGGAATTTGCATTCATCTTTCAAATGTGAGTAGGCGATGAGAATATTTAGGTAAGCAAGTTGATGTGCTTATGTGTTTCTGAGTAACACACAAACCACTGTGTACAAACTGGTTGAATTTGTCAACACATGGAATCTACAGCTACAgcttgtttcaattcaacccagggttaaaaaaaaaaaaatagaccaTACATACATACCTGAAACCTAGGGTTTCAAGCTTTGTTTGAGTTCAAATTTAATCTTCAAATGAATAATTTAAATGTTATGTTGGactcacgtctccatctcaaccaagaaTCAatgttaaagaataggactaaatcaaacgttaaatgcactttaaatacagTTTTATTGGATGTAATCCTGTTTAACTTTGATtattggttgagatggagatgttaATCCAACATATAAaatattaatttgtagacaaactggaattaacgCCAGACTAAGTCAGCGGCACAAAATATATATCTCCTTCAAATagtgatatttggttgcgttgacaacaAAACACAATTGAATATCACTTTTGcgatacagtaaat
This window encodes:
- the LOC110485091 gene encoding transmembrane protein 158, which encodes MLSNSPTFLLALTTVAGLLQRCHGWSDEDLLLPPINSTNRFLANLEVDVHYSKRSMEESEASSSDTSLQPLPHCNVSVQRLFPTSLMARWDSNFGFQCDVFIYTANNNGRAFFSAAINRAISPVLIEHLGVTGGQQEFRLCVGCGMSRYRRFGKSKAQQTGDPINFCCVDFSLDELNGDKSWRLNRKPIESTLVACFMTLVIIVWSVAALIWPVPIIAGFLPNGMEQRRPR